The proteins below come from a single Leishmania major strain Friedlin complete genome, chromosome 20 genomic window:
- a CDS encoding putative RNA polymerase subunit has translation MLHTTMHTRAPPPSCPRVCAPARSRTNKQPGRHPIDGTRARLRLWPNSECGRTKAIERRTMSGVPIKTEVKQEEGKYGATAATQESKPGIFATQETLGDVVREDKEGTLYICGNCTAQLYFKPDSRLVCPICSHITGASTVFYKIRTEPTTYDTV, from the coding sequence ATGCTGCACACAACCATGCATACGCGcgcgcctcccccctcatgtccgcgcgtgtgtgcgcctgcccGTTCTCGAACGAACAAACAACCCGGCCGTCATCCCATCGACGGCACGCGCGCCCGCCTCCGACTCTGGCCGAATTCGGAATGCGGCCGCACTAAAGCGATAGAGAGGCGAACCATGTCTGGTGTTCCCATCAAAACCGAGGtgaagcaggaggagggcaagtacggggccaccgccgctacgCAGGAATCGAAGCCCGGCATCTTCGCCACCCAGGAGACCCTCGGTGACGTCGTCCGGGAAGATAAGGAAGGCACCTTGTATATCTGCGGAAACTGCACGGCGCAGCTCTACTTCAAGCCAGACTCGCGCCTCGTGTGCCCCATATGCTCTCACATCACCGGCGCCTCGACTGTATTCTACAAAATCCGGACAGAGCCTACGACGTACGATACCGTCTGA